In a single window of the Azospirillum sp. B510 genome:
- a CDS encoding MFS transporter, translated as MTIESAAESTAANNGRAAYSAAAASQTAAPRTRVRYLILAMLFLVTVINYADRATLSITGPVISKELGISAAEMGFIFSAFGWAYVLGQLPGGWLLDRFGSKIVYGLSIFIWSLFTLMQGTIGFVTGGAAVMLLFALRFAVGFAEAPSFPGNSRVVAAWFPGQERATASAIFNSAQYFATVIFAPLMGWLTHSFGWHWVFGVMGGLGIIMAGVWMKTVYPPKDHPRINQAELDHIAAGGGLVNMDDGRKKAASAQGGARSGAKWDYIRQLFASRMMVGIFIGQFCINAITYFFITWFPVYLVQARGMSILNAGFIASIPAICGFVGGILGGVMSDVMLRRGYSLTAARKTPIVLGMVMSMAMIACNYTDLQWVIVALMALAFFGKGIGALGWAVMSDCAPKEITGLSGGVFNMCGNLSSISTPIVIGYIIQTSGSFNGALVFVGANALIAAVSYLVIVGEIKRMELKQ; from the coding sequence ATGACTATCGAGAGCGCCGCCGAGAGCACCGCCGCCAACAACGGGCGGGCGGCCTATTCCGCGGCGGCGGCAAGCCAGACCGCCGCCCCGCGCACCAGGGTCCGCTACCTGATCCTGGCGATGCTGTTCCTGGTCACGGTCATCAATTACGCCGACCGGGCGACGCTGTCGATCACCGGCCCGGTGATCTCGAAGGAACTCGGCATCAGCGCCGCGGAGATGGGCTTCATCTTCTCCGCCTTCGGCTGGGCCTATGTGCTGGGGCAGCTGCCGGGCGGCTGGCTGCTCGACCGCTTCGGGTCGAAGATCGTCTATGGGCTGAGCATCTTCATCTGGTCGCTCTTCACCCTGATGCAGGGCACCATCGGCTTCGTCACCGGCGGGGCGGCGGTCATGCTGCTGTTCGCGCTGCGCTTCGCCGTCGGTTTCGCCGAGGCGCCGTCCTTTCCCGGCAACAGCCGCGTCGTCGCGGCGTGGTTCCCCGGACAGGAGCGGGCGACCGCGTCGGCCATCTTCAATTCCGCCCAGTATTTCGCGACGGTGATCTTCGCGCCGCTGATGGGTTGGCTGACTCATTCCTTCGGCTGGCATTGGGTGTTCGGCGTCATGGGCGGGCTCGGCATCATCATGGCCGGCGTGTGGATGAAGACGGTCTACCCCCCCAAGGACCACCCGCGCATCAACCAGGCCGAGCTGGACCACATCGCGGCCGGCGGCGGCCTGGTCAACATGGATGACGGCCGGAAGAAGGCGGCGTCCGCCCAGGGCGGGGCCCGGAGCGGGGCGAAATGGGATTACATCCGCCAGCTTTTCGCCAGCCGCATGATGGTCGGCATCTTCATCGGCCAGTTCTGCATCAACGCCATCACCTATTTCTTCATCACCTGGTTCCCGGTCTATCTGGTCCAGGCGCGCGGCATGTCGATCCTGAATGCCGGCTTCATCGCCTCGATCCCGGCGATCTGCGGCTTCGTCGGCGGCATCCTCGGCGGGGTGATGTCCGATGTCATGCTGCGCCGGGGCTATTCGCTGACCGCGGCGCGCAAGACGCCGATCGTGCTGGGCATGGTGATGTCGATGGCGATGATCGCCTGCAACTACACCGATCTGCAATGGGTCATCGTGGCGTTGATGGCGCTGGCCTTCTTCGGCAAGGGCATCGGCGCGCTCGGCTGGGCCGTCATGTCGGATTGCGCGCCCAAGGAGATCACCGGGCTCAGCGGCGGCGTGTTCAACATGTGCGGCAATCTGTCGTCGATCTCGACGCCGATCGTCATCGGCTACATCATCCAGACCTCCGGCTCGTTCAATGGGGCGCTGGTGTTCGTCGGCGCCAACGCCCTGATCGCGGCGGTCAGCTATCTCGTCATCGTCGGCGAGATCAAGCGGATGGAACTGAAGCAGTAA
- the kdgD gene encoding 5-dehydro-4-deoxyglucarate dehydratase produces the protein MEPQALKAVVSEGLLSFPLTDFTADGGFEPGGYARRLEWLKPYGASALFAAGGTGELFSLTPDEHKSIVSLAVEVCGKEVPIIAGVGYSTRIAVEMARAAEKAGAAGILVLPHYLTEADQEGVAAHVEAICKSVGIGVIIYNRATCKLSADRLAALAERCPNLIGFKDGLGDIELMTTIRRRMGDRFSYLGGLPTAEVYAAAYRAIGVPVYSSAVFNFIPRTAMEFYHAVSAGDTATTDRLLDQFFLPYLAIRNRKAGYAVSIVKAGAAIVGRSAGPVRAPLTDCAPAEVEELRVLIEALGPQ, from the coding sequence ATGGAACCGCAAGCCCTGAAGGCCGTCGTCAGCGAAGGTCTGCTGTCGTTCCCGCTGACCGATTTCACCGCCGACGGCGGCTTCGAGCCGGGCGGCTATGCCCGCCGTCTGGAATGGCTGAAGCCCTATGGCGCGTCGGCCCTGTTCGCCGCCGGCGGCACCGGCGAGCTGTTCTCCCTGACCCCGGACGAGCACAAGAGCATCGTCTCGCTGGCCGTCGAGGTCTGCGGCAAGGAGGTGCCGATCATCGCCGGCGTCGGCTATTCCACCCGCATCGCGGTCGAGATGGCGCGGGCGGCCGAAAAGGCCGGCGCCGCCGGCATCCTGGTGCTGCCGCATTACCTGACCGAAGCCGACCAGGAGGGCGTGGCCGCCCATGTCGAGGCGATCTGCAAGTCGGTCGGCATCGGCGTCATCATCTACAACCGCGCCACCTGCAAGCTGAGCGCCGACCGTCTGGCGGCGCTGGCGGAGCGCTGCCCCAACCTGATCGGCTTCAAGGACGGGCTGGGCGACATCGAGCTGATGACGACCATCCGCCGCAGGATGGGCGACCGCTTCAGCTATCTGGGTGGCCTGCCGACCGCCGAGGTCTACGCCGCCGCCTATCGCGCCATCGGCGTTCCGGTCTATTCGTCCGCCGTCTTCAACTTCATTCCACGCACGGCGATGGAGTTCTACCACGCGGTGTCCGCCGGAGACACGGCGACCACCGACCGGCTGCTCGACCAGTTCTTCCTGCCCTATCTGGCGATCCGCAACCGCAAGGCCGGCTATGCCGTCAGCATCGTCAAGGCCGGTGCCGCCATCGTCGGCCGCTCCGCCGGACCGGTGCGGGCGCCGCTGACCGACTGCGCGCCGGCCGAGGTCGAGGAGCTGCGCGTTCTGATCGAGGCCTTGGGACCGCAGTAA